A genomic stretch from Garra rufa unplaced genomic scaffold, GarRuf1.0 hap1_unplaced_125, whole genome shotgun sequence includes:
- the LOC141316624 gene encoding HLA class II histocompatibility antigen, DP alpha 1 chain-like: VDAPQTSIYPKNDVELDVQNTLICHVTGFYPPSVNISWTKNNVIVTEGISLSQYRPRTDDTFNIFSTLKFTPAEGDIYSCTVNHKALQGQPQTKIWDVDVSLPNVGPAVFCGVGLTLGLLGVILGMFLLIKGHSCH; encoded by the exons ATGTAGATGCACCCCAGACATCCATCTATCCAAAGAATGATGTAGAGCTGGATGTTCAGAATACTCTCATCTGTCATGTGACTGGCTTCTATCCTCCATCTGTCAACATCTCTTGGACTAAGAATAATGTTATTGTGACAGAGGGCATAAGTTTAAGTCAGTACCGTCCAAGGACAGATGATACGTTCAACATCTTCTCCACTCTTAAGTTCACACCTGCTGAAGGAGACATTTACAGCTGCACTGTAAACCACAAAGCCCTCCAAGGTCAACCTCAGACCAAAATATGGG ATGTAGATGTTTCTCTCCCAAATGTTGGTCCAGCAGTGTTTTGTGGAGTAGGTCTTACTCTTGGGCTGTTGGGAGTCATTTTGGGAATGTTCCTCCTCATTAAAGGACACAGCTGTCACTGA